A single region of the Vicia villosa cultivar HV-30 ecotype Madison, WI linkage group LG4, Vvil1.0, whole genome shotgun sequence genome encodes:
- the LOC131594689 gene encoding uncharacterized protein LOC131594689, translating into MSVAKAFHWEEEVWNWNWDCWLQETEAEYVELLSSMHQQLPLVSSQNSGRDEVVWMADEQKGFSAKGCAKEISSHDHGPGLQSIQLRRIRFVWKIKVPFKVGIFGWRFVLGRLPTREQLKIRGIIVDDIDCCCVFCFQEMETSSHLFDSCPFTRRIWNKVGQWIGDNVNLQNEDLRNFLDHFDKIKAVEERLTVGVIWIAFMWNLWMIRNAILFKGSIFNFDECFSAIVLSS; encoded by the coding sequence ATGTCAGTAGCTAAGGCTTTCCATTGGGAGGAAGAGGTTTGGAACTGGAATTGGGATTGCTGGTTGCAagaaacagaagcagaatatgtggaATTGTTGAGCTCGATGCATCAACAATTGCCACTGGTCAGCAGCCAGAATTCCGGCAGAGATGAGGTCGTTTGGATGGCGGACGAGCAAAAAGGATTCTCTGCTAAAGGTTGTGCCAAGGAAATCAGTAGTCACGATCATGGTCCAGGGCTGCAATCTATTCAATTAAGGAGAATCAGATTTGTGTGGAAGATTAAAGTTCCTTTTAAGGTGGGTATATTCGGTTGGAGGTTCGTTTTGGGTAGACTACCGACGAGAGAACAATTGAAAATTAGAGGGATTATAGTTGATGATATAGATTGTTGTTGTGTTTTCTGTTTTCAAGAAATGGAAACCTCTTCTCATCTTTTTGACAGTTGCCCATTTACTAGAAGAATTTGGAATAAAGTGGGACAATGGATAGGGGATAACGTGAATTTGCAGAATGAGGATCTGAGGAATTTCTTGGATCATTTTGATAAGATTAAGGCGGTAGAAGAACGATTAACTGTGGGAGTAATTTGGATAGCGTTCATGTggaatctgtggatgataagaAATGCTATTCT